The stretch of DNA cttctttgtttctCTTCAGAGAACTCTCAAAagctttttttttcttctgcCTGGTAGTGGGTATTTTAATAATGGGCTCTTTGGGAACAACCCTACCACTTCTAGCAGTAATGAAGCTTACCAATATCACATTATCATAGTCTTTCTCACCTTCTTCACTTTCCTCTTCAAACAGGAATCTCATTTCAGGAATAACAAAGTCCAAACATACTGCATCAAAGTGAGGCGAAGGGTAGGGTCAATACTGACCTGGGCTCTTTAGAGGAGAAAAGGGTTGcatcccaagtaggagcagaGTTCTCTTCTTAGGTAGAGGGAGCATGTCCCTTTGTTGTTTCCCTAGTAGTACTGACTGGCGCCATATTTTCAAGAGGCACCAATTCCCCACCTTCAACTCCATGTCCATCTCCTTCCCCCTTAGACCCAATGGCCACATCACCACTCATACTCTCCAATTAACTCTCCTTCTATAGCAATTAGTAGCATAGTCTCTATAGTTTCTTTCTCATTCACACCCAAAATAGAATCAGAAGATGCAAAAGGGTCATTACCTGTCGGAGAGATAATGTTCAGATCGAAATTTTGAGCAGACACTTCTTATACTTCACCATTGCCAGCAACATCTTATTGGGTTGCAGAGACTTCCCCAAACTATTGACTAGAGACCTTTTGTCCCTCTTCTCCGTCCACTATTTCGTCGTCTGTTGTTTTTTCCGGCGAGACAGAGGGAGAGATTGTAGCCACAAACCTTTTGGGGGGTTTGAGTATTACGACTGCGGTGAGAACCAGAACTCGATGGGGTTGGAGAAGAAACAGTGGGTGATTATTGGTCTGAGATGGGGTTTTGACTTGGTGAGATTTGAGACTCAGACTCTCATTCCAGTGCTTCGAGAGAAGAATGCACAATGGGAGTGACACTGGTAACATTGGAAACTTCTGGATTCTGGGAAATCATGGTAAGTTTTTGGAAGTAGGGACACAAGAAAAAGAGGGTTTTTGAGAGAAAGAGGTAGTTTAGTATCTCTGTGTGGATGGTTGTGAGAAGGATAGTTTTTTTGGGTTATTTAGAGAGGGTGAGGGACCGATTACAAATGGGTGTAACGTACTGGGTAGACGGGTCGGTTTATAATGGGTGTGACGTTTGCGTTTTAAAAGGATAAGAGAGAGGCGTAAACATTTAATGACGTAGCACTTTCATAGCCGTTTAAAATGTGCACGAGTGTAAAAAGGAACTACTAACCTGAGTCaagggaaccaggttccctgaatGAGTTTTGTAAATATGAGCCTCGTTATTTTACCAAGATACAATGTTATTAGCTGCTTCTTTGCTCTGTAGTTGCTAAGGATGTTCATGGTTTGACAAAAAACCGATtcaaaccgaaaatcgaaccaaatcgatTAAGTAAACGATATTTTTCTTGAGTTggattggttttggttttaaattttaataaccgataatatttggtttggttttggttctattataaaaaatttaaaaataaactgaACCAAACcgataaattataaataaaatttaataacTATTTATATAAAGTATCATATCtttttgtaaataattttaaatattttctgcattttaattattatatatagattttggtTTATACTGCTTATATCTTAAAAGATTGCCTAAGCCCAAAGTAATAGGAATTGGCCAATTTCGTTTCCTTAAGAGACTCAAATTCTCTAACGCTACGTATCTACTTTTGCCTAACAGAAGAGTTACAAAAAAATCTATCACAAAAGTGAAAAAAACTACTCAAATTGCAAGACTACGGGCTAAAGTTTGAAAAGATTTTTATGAGCGTAAGATTCTAATTTGTTACAATAAATACTTTATCAATGATTCAACAAAGTGATGTTTGTACTTAGTTCACCCGGTACAGTTTTCTATCTTATATTATTGCTACAATTTTAATACTCTGCTTTATATTATATGCTACAATTTCAAATGTAAATAGTTAAAAGAACTATCATTGTATGTATTTGAATTTATGCTCTAGTAGtacttaaaatattattttatagtGTCGTTTTACTATTATCGACTTATCATTAGCTTATTAAGAACCGAAAACCCGAACCAAATCGAACCAAACCAATAACAACCAAACCGATGGTTTGTatttaatttggtttggttttggttttaaaattttaaaaaccgattacattggtttggttttggttttaataaaaaaccgaccaaaccgAACCGTGAACACCCCTAGTAGTTGCCACACGTGtttacctgtaacggtatagagaTGAGTTAAAAATTACTAGAAAACACTTTTTAGCAGTTTTACTTGTTcattctttcatagccaatcattgagGGACATGGTGCTCAATTTGATTTTATCAGCCCCAATGCCAGTCGATTCTTTTCAAAGTTCTCTCTGCTTAATGCTTTTGTGAAGATATCTGCTACCTGGTCCTCTGTTTTGCAAAACTTCATGCAGATAAGACCATTTTCAACATTATCCTTGAGAAAATGATGTCGCACGTCGATGTGCTTTGTTATATTATGTTGAACCggattctttgccatgttgagagcactTGTGTTATCACACATTAATGGCACATAATCAGAAAATACACTAAAATCCTCCAGTTATTGCTTGATCCACAGCAGTTGAGCACAACAAGAGATAGTTGCCACATATTCAGCTTCTGCAGTTGAAAGAGCCACAGAGTTTTGTTTCTTTGTACCCCATGAGATTAAGCATGACCCCAGAAAATATGCCATGCCAaatgtgctctttctatccactagATAACCAGCATCATCATACCCAATTAAGTCGAAATTATCTCCTGAAGGATAGTTGAGTACCAGGTCATGTGTTCCTTTGAGATACCTTAGAATCCTCTTGGCAGCTTTCAGATGAAATTCCTTTGGACTTGATTCAAATCTAGCACATAATCCCAAACTGAATACAATATCAGGTCTGCTAGCTGTGAGATACAAGACTGACCCGATGATACCTCTGTACATGGTTTCGTTCAcaggagaaccaggttcatccatgtcaaGACGTGTGGCAGTGGCAATAGGAGTATCAATGGTTTTTGAACTTTCCATCTCAAATCTCTTCAGGAGCTCTTTAATGTACTTCTATAGACTTATCATCATTCCCTTATAGGTTTTCTTAACTTCCAAACCTAAGAAAAAATTCAgttcccccatcatgctcatttcaaactctcTTCCCATAAGCTTTGCAAACTCCTCACATAAGGAATCATTTCTTGCACCAAAGATGATGTCGTCAACATAAACTtgaacaatgagcaggttccttcctcgtttcttcaaaaatagagtgttgtcaatttttcctctcGTAAAGCTATTTTCCAGAAGGAACCTggacaatctttcataccatgcactAGGGGCCTGTTTTAACCCATATAATGCCTTGTCAAATTTGAATACATGTTTAGGATGCTCATGACACTCAAAACCGGGTGGTTGTTTGACAAAGATCTCTTCCTTCAAAATACCCATTCTAAAATGCACTCTTGatatccatttggaacaatttgaattccatatgagatgcaaaggcaatgagaattctgatggcttccattcgagcaactTGGGCAAAAGTCTCATCAAAGTCAATACCTTCTTCTTGATTATAGACTTGAACTACTAGCCTGGACTTGTTCCTTGTTGTATTCCCAAACTCatcaagcttgtttctgaacacccACCCAGTTCCTATAAAAGTTCTGTCTGAGGGTCGAGGAACCAGGTGCCATACCatgttcctctcaaattgatggagttcATTTTGCATAATAGTAATCTAGTCAGCATCTTTTAATACTTCCTTGATATTTTTTGGCTCAATTTGAGAAAGAAAAGCTGAGAAGGCAAGTGAGCTCCTTGTCTTTGATCTGGTTTGAATCCCTgaatcaagaggagtgatcaTATTTTGGAGAGGATGTGAACTTTTGTGCTTCTAGTTAGACACATAAATCTCATTGTGAGAAAACCCATGTTCCTCTGAATGGGATCCATTATTGGCATCTATGGAGGAGTGAGTGCCACTTCTCTGCTCAGCATCAGGAGTTCCTTGCACGAAATCAGCAACTCTATTTTATGCTTCAGTTGTTGTAATTGAGGAACCAGGTTCTTGTGTATCAGCTGGAGATTACGCTGCATTTTATTCATTGGATACCTTGACTTGACTCATTAGGACAGCCTTTCCATTTGCCATATCAATAACTTCTCCAGGAACCTTTGACTGTTCTCCGCCTTGATCGatcttatcatgtgaatctttcccacataagtggtgtgattcatcaaagatcacgtGTATGTTTGTATGCTTTGCTTTGTGAGGAATATCCAAGAAAGATTCCTTTATCACTCTTCGGATCAGATTTTCCCAGCACTTCCTTACCACTATTGAGAACGAAGCATTTGCATCCAAACGTTCGTAGGTGAGTTAGCTTGGGTTTCCTTTCATTCAGTAATTCATATGAGGTTTTGTTTaagagggacctgatcatgcacctgtttatcaaatagcaggcagtgttgactACCTCCGCCCAAAAACCTTTTGCTACACTACTGTCAATTAGCATTGTCATTGTCgtgtcttcaagagtcctatttttcctctccacaacaccattttgttggggtgttcTGGGAGCTGAAAAATTATGACTTAGACCATTTTCAGCATAGAATTTGTCAAATTTTGCATTATCGAACTATGTGCGATGATCAGATCTTATGCTTACAACATTATGACTCATCTTCACTTGAATCTGCTTCACAAAGGCAGCAAAAAATGGAAAAGCTTTATCCTTGGTTCTGAGGAACAAGGTCCACATGAATCTGGAGTAGTCATCAACTATGACGAAAAtatacttctttcctcctctacttggcaCCCTCATAGATCCACACAGATCCATATAAAGGGGATCAAGTAGCCTTGAGGTGCTTACTTCCTTTTTGGGCTTGAAAGAGGACATGGCTTGCTTTCCTCTTACACATGCATCACATACCTTGT from Nicotiana tomentosiformis chromosome 11, ASM39032v3, whole genome shotgun sequence encodes:
- the LOC117279781 gene encoding secreted RxLR effector protein 161-like; amino-acid sequence: MESSKTIDTPIATATRLDMDEPGSPVNETMYRGIIGSVLYLTASRPDIVFSLGLCARFESSPKEFHLKAAKRILRYLKGTHDLVLNYPSGDNFDLIGYDDAGYLVDRKSTFGMAYFLGSCLISWGTKKQNSVALSTAEAEYVATISCCAQLLWIKQ